The following proteins come from a genomic window of Halorussus halophilus:
- the tuf gene encoding translation elongation factor EF-1 subunit alpha, protein MSDKPHQNLAIIGHVDHGKSTLVGRLLYETGSIPEHVIEQNKEEAEEKGKGGFEFAYVMDNLAEERERGVTIDIAHQEFDTDTFHFTIVDCPGHRDFVKNMITGASQADNAVLVVAADDGVAPQTQEHVFLARTLGIDELIVGINKMDVVDYSEDDYKQVVSEVQDLLKQVQFNTDDASFIPISAFEGDNIAEASDNTDWYTEETLLEALNDLKAPEPPTEADLRLPIQDVYTISGIGTVPVGRVETGTLNVGDNVSFQPSDVGGEVKTVEMHHEEVPKAEPGDNVGFNVRGIGKDDIRRGDVCGPADDPPSVAETFQAQIVVMQHPSVITDGYTPVFHAHTAQVACTIESIDAKIDPSSGEIAEEDPDFIQSGDAAKVTIRPQKPLSIEPSSEIPELGSFAIRDMGQTIAAGQVLSVNEP, encoded by the coding sequence ATGAGCGACAAACCACACCAAAACTTGGCCATCATCGGCCACGTCGACCACGGTAAAAGTACGCTCGTGGGACGACTCCTCTACGAGACGGGGTCGATTCCGGAGCACGTAATCGAACAGAACAAGGAAGAAGCAGAAGAGAAGGGCAAGGGCGGCTTCGAGTTCGCCTACGTCATGGACAACCTCGCCGAAGAGCGAGAGCGTGGTGTCACCATCGACATCGCCCACCAGGAGTTCGACACGGACACGTTCCACTTCACAATCGTGGACTGTCCCGGTCACCGCGACTTCGTGAAGAACATGATTACCGGCGCGTCCCAGGCGGACAACGCCGTCCTCGTCGTCGCGGCTGACGACGGTGTCGCGCCCCAGACCCAGGAGCACGTCTTCCTGGCTCGTACCCTCGGTATCGACGAACTCATCGTCGGCATCAACAAGATGGACGTCGTCGACTACAGCGAAGACGACTACAAGCAAGTCGTCTCCGAGGTTCAGGACCTCCTCAAGCAGGTCCAGTTCAACACGGACGACGCGAGCTTCATCCCGATTTCCGCTTTCGAAGGCGACAACATCGCCGAAGCGTCCGACAACACCGACTGGTACACCGAGGAGACGCTCCTCGAAGCCCTGAACGACCTCAAGGCACCGGAGCCGCCGACGGAGGCCGACCTCCGTCTGCCCATCCAGGACGTGTACACGATTTCCGGTATCGGTACCGTCCCGGTCGGACGTGTCGAGACGGGTACCCTGAACGTCGGCGACAACGTCAGCTTCCAGCCGAGCGACGTTGGCGGCGAGGTCAAGACCGTCGAGATGCACCACGAAGAGGTCCCGAAGGCAGAGCCGGGTGACAACGTTGGATTCAACGTTCGTGGCATCGGCAAGGACGACATCCGTCGCGGTGACGTCTGTGGTCCCGCCGACGACCCGCCGAGCGTCGCCGAGACGTTCCAGGCCCAGATCGTCGTGATGCAGCACCCCTCGGTCATCACGGACGGTTACACGCCGGTCTTCCACGCCCACACGGCGCAGGTCGCGTGTACCATCGAGTCCATCGACGCGAAGATCGACCCGTCCTCCGGCGAAATCGCCGAGGAGGACCCGGACTTCATCCAGTCGGGTGACGCCGCGAAGGTCACCATCCGACCGCAAAAGCCGCTCAGCATCGAGCCGTCGTCGGAGATTCCGGAACTGGGCAGCTTCGCAATCCGCGACATGGGCCAGACCATCGCAGCGGGTCAGGTCCTCAGCGTCAACGAGCCATAA
- the rpsJ gene encoding 30S ribosomal protein S10, with protein sequence MQQARVRLAGTSPEDLDDICDDVREIASKTGVSLSGPIPLPTKTLEIPTRKSPDGEGTATWEHWEMRVHKRLIDIDADERALRQLMRIQVPNDVSIEIVLED encoded by the coding sequence ATGCAGCAAGCACGCGTCCGCTTGGCGGGTACGAGCCCCGAAGACTTAGACGACATCTGCGACGATGTCCGCGAGATTGCCAGCAAGACCGGCGTCTCGCTCTCGGGTCCCATCCCGCTCCCGACCAAAACGCTGGAGATTCCCACTCGGAAGTCCCCCGACGGTGAGGGGACCGCGACGTGGGAACACTGGGAGATGCGCGTCCACAAGCGTCTCATCGACATCGACGCCGACGAACGCGCGCTCCGCCAGCTCATGCGAATTCAGGTTCCGAACGACGTGAGCATCGAGATCGTCCTCGAAGACTAA
- a CDS encoding homoserine dehydrogenase — protein sequence MKLAVLGAGAVGRSVAELAGEYGHEVVALADSSSSVVNDSGIDVSDALAHKDDEGRVGPEDPETALDADYDALVEATPTTLGDAEPGFSHVRTALERDRHAVLANKGPVAERYADLRELERASDGAVRFEATVGGAIPVLSTIDDYGPETITAARGVLNGTANFILSRMAAEGLDYEHVLAEAQDLGVAEADPAFDVNGTDAALKCVILANVLGDREYTLDDAEVEGIADLPGTALDLAAEDGRTVRLIGEATPAGVRVGPRLVPENGTLAVSGTRNIVQLETEHAGRLNISGRGAGGPETATAVLADVNRLRD from the coding sequence GTGAAGTTAGCCGTCCTCGGTGCAGGGGCAGTCGGGCGCTCCGTCGCCGAACTCGCTGGAGAGTACGGCCACGAGGTCGTCGCGCTCGCCGACTCGTCAAGCAGTGTCGTGAACGATAGCGGCATAGACGTCTCCGACGCACTCGCGCACAAGGACGACGAGGGGCGCGTCGGCCCGGAGGACCCCGAGACCGCGCTCGACGCCGACTACGACGCGCTGGTCGAAGCGACGCCGACGACACTCGGCGACGCCGAACCCGGATTCAGTCACGTCCGAACGGCACTCGAACGAGACCGTCACGCCGTGCTGGCGAACAAAGGACCAGTCGCCGAGCGGTACGCGGACCTCCGCGAACTGGAACGCGCGAGTGACGGAGCGGTTCGCTTCGAGGCGACGGTCGGTGGCGCGATTCCGGTCCTCTCGACCATCGACGACTACGGGCCAGAGACCATCACTGCCGCGCGCGGCGTCCTGAACGGGACGGCCAACTTCATCCTCTCGCGCATGGCTGCGGAGGGACTGGACTACGAACACGTCCTCGCGGAAGCCCAAGACTTGGGCGTCGCCGAAGCAGACCCAGCCTTCGACGTGAACGGCACGGACGCGGCACTGAAGTGCGTGATTCTGGCGAACGTCCTTGGCGACCGGGAGTACACGCTGGACGACGCCGAAGTCGAGGGTATCGCCGACCTGCCGGGGACCGCGCTCGACCTCGCGGCCGAAGACGGTCGCACGGTACGACTCATCGGGGAGGCGACGCCAGCGGGCGTGCGCGTCGGCCCGCGACTCGTCCCCGAAAACGGAACGCTCGCCGTCTCGGGGACACGTAACATCGTGCAACTGGAGACCGAACACGCTGGACGACTGAACATTAGCGGGCGTGGCGCGGGTGGTCCGGAGACGGCGACGGCCGTCCTCGCGGACGTGAATCGACTCCGCGACTGA
- a CDS encoding rhomboid family intramembrane serine protease, with translation MNFRKSPTVQTLAVFCVVFAVQSLIGLVAQGLATQLFVLHAPVGNNPLSLVLSVYAHGSVGHLFSNALVLVLVGIPVERTTTKWRYHGFFATVGIAAGVSQVVFTSLVTLGTTRPGVLGASGAVFGLFGYLLASNVVADTLLERLPLGARGQLVVLFVLAMGVTLLTASPGVALVAHFTGFVLGALAGRVHLLRTRAETQPSNKWERYG, from the coding sequence GTGAACTTCCGCAAGAGTCCGACCGTCCAGACGTTGGCGGTGTTCTGCGTCGTGTTCGCCGTCCAGTCGCTCATCGGACTGGTCGCTCAGGGGCTCGCCACGCAGTTGTTCGTCCTCCACGCACCAGTCGGGAACAACCCGCTCTCGCTCGTGTTGAGTGTCTATGCCCACGGTAGCGTCGGCCACCTCTTCTCGAACGCGCTCGTCCTCGTGCTGGTCGGCATTCCGGTCGAGCGCACGACGACGAAGTGGCGGTATCACGGCTTCTTCGCCACGGTCGGAATCGCCGCTGGCGTCTCGCAGGTCGTGTTCACCAGCCTCGTCACCTTGGGAACCACGCGGCCGGGCGTCCTCGGAGCCAGCGGTGCTGTGTTCGGCCTGTTCGGCTACCTACTCGCGAGCAACGTCGTCGCGGACACGCTGTTAGAGCGCCTGCCACTCGGTGCCCGCGGGCAACTGGTCGTGCTGTTCGTGTTGGCGATGGGCGTGACGTTGCTCACGGCGTCACCGGGCGTCGCACTCGTCGCGCACTTCACTGGCTTCGTCCTCGGCGCACTCGCGGGCCGTGTTCACCTCTTGCGCACACGTGCTGAAACACAACCTTCTAATAAGTGGGAACGATACGGTTAA